In Campylobacter concisus, a single window of DNA contains:
- the hisH gene encoding imidazole glycerol phosphate synthase subunit HisH, producing MIAIIDYGAGNIKSVINAFDFLDKKCALVSKPENLKEYSHIVLPGVGAFGEAMTKLKNNGMDEAVKEAVKSGKAFIGICLGMQLLFERSFEFGEHKGLSLLPGEVVKFNETNFDKPLKIPHIGWNALEFKQNSPLNLGLKKLEYLYFVHSYHVVCDDKFALAKTTYGYEFTSAVWHENIFGFQPHPEKSHEAGLKILENFARL from the coding sequence ATGATAGCGATAATTGACTATGGAGCTGGAAACATCAAAAGCGTGATAAATGCTTTTGATTTTCTTGACAAAAAATGTGCCTTAGTGAGTAAGCCTGAAAATTTAAAGGAGTATTCGCACATTGTTTTGCCAGGCGTTGGAGCTTTTGGTGAGGCGATGACAAAGCTAAAAAATAACGGCATGGACGAAGCCGTAAAAGAAGCTGTAAAAAGCGGCAAAGCTTTTATTGGTATTTGCCTTGGTATGCAGCTTTTATTTGAGCGAAGCTTCGAGTTTGGCGAGCATAAGGGACTTTCTCTTTTGCCCGGCGAGGTCGTAAAATTTAATGAAACTAATTTCGATAAGCCATTAAAAATACCTCACATTGGCTGGAACGCTTTGGAATTTAAGCAAAATAGTCCATTAAATTTAGGACTAAAAAAGCTTGAGTATTTATATTTTGTACACAGCTATCACGTGGTTTGTGATGATAAATTTGCACTGGCAAAGACGACTTATGGATATGAATTTACAAGTGCGGTTTGGCATGAAAATATCTTTGGCTTTCAGCCTCATCCAGAAAAAAGTCATGAAGCTGGACTTAAAATTTTAGAGAATTTTGCGAGGTTGTGA